The bacterium nucleotide sequence GGATGAGGTGGAAAAGTATGACCTGTGGCATAAACGGCGGCTGTCCATGAAGCCCGGATTGACCGGACTGTGGCAGATCAGTGGGCGAAACACGATCACCAATTTTGACGAAATCGTCAAGCTGGACCTGAAATATATCGATAACTGGTCTTTGTGGTATGATTTCTACATTATGCTTAAAACCGTACTTGTCACCTTGAAGCGGGAAGGAGCATATTAACTGCTTGAGCTGGTTGAAGCAGAGTATTTGCCTGATGCTTGATTTCCGGAGGAGCCAAAGCCAGAGGGTTTTGGCTTTTTTCTTGCCGGTTCTGCTCTGGGTGGTACCGATTCTGCTCACCGTGGTGTTAGTTCTCTTCTCCGTGCTGCCACTTTTTCTCTTCATGCCTCCTGATAGTGTGGCCAAGACGGCTCAGTCGGCGATCCAGGCAGGAACGTCCCCGGCCCGGCAGTCAGAAATGTCTCTGGCACAGACAGGAACGTCCTTGGCACAGGAGGGCAATGTAAGTCACTTTAGGCTACTTACCAAGAAAGCCGCCCCTCACCTGCCACAGGGTCTCCCTGCCAGCCCTCTCCCCAGAGGGGCGAGGGAGAAAAACGCTGCCCCGGACTCAATATCCACCTTTAAGTTAATAACAGTGGCACAGGCAGGAGGAACGTCCCCGGCCCAGGCAGAGAGGGGACCCCTGACCCGGCCGGGAATGGTCCTGAACCAGGATTGGGAAGTCGCCGAAGCACCTGATCTTGACTATGCTGCCTATTGCTCGCAATGGCAAACGCTTGCCTGGAAAAGGATCGGCCGCCTGCCGCTTATTCAGCATTACCGGGAACCAAACCACTGCGCCTGGTACCGAAAAAAATTCTCCCTGGATAACCGCCTCCTGTCAGCGGAAGGAAAGGGAAAGTCCCTCCGGCTGACCTTTACCGATGTTCGCCACCTGGCCAGGATTTACCTGAACGGCAGGCTGGCAGGTGAGCATTTTGGCGGATACCTCCCCTTTTCCCTGGAGTGCGGCCACCTGCTGCAGACAGGGGAAAACGAGCTGGTAGTCGGTGTGCAGGACTGGACATCGGCCATCAGCGCAGAGGCCATCGGGGCAGGGAAATACCAGGGGCAGGGGCAAGGCTATGGGTCTTCCTCCGGGAACATCAATCCCCTGCGGGAAGCCCAGGGCATCCCGGCGGGTGATTATGCGGTGCCAAGCTATCCGGGATTTCCCGAACCGGGAACGATCATTGCCCCGATCGGCAGCAGTCACCGCAGGGCTGGAATCTGCGGCCAGGTGTATCTGGAAGCCATCCCCGATATTCGTATCGGGGAAGTGATCATCGAGCCGAAGCTTGACCAGCACAAGATCAGGGTGAAGGTCGGGATCGAGGCCAACCTCACAGGCGGCGGGCAGAGGGCAGCAAAGCCTGACGGGAAGGCGGACGAGAAGGGTGAAAATAACCATCACCCCCACCCAGCCTCCCTCCTCAAGGGGGAGGAGAGTAATGGAGGCTCACTCCTCAAGGGCAATGTCATTAACTTAGAGCAGCGATTTTCCTCCTCGCCCCGGCCCTCTCCCCTCAAGAGGGATAGTGAATGCTCCCATACAAGATGGGGAATATCCGAAAGGAAGCCATTGACTGTGACCTTTTGGTTGCGGGAGGTGGGGCTGTTGAATGAAGCCGGGGCAGGAAAACACCGGACCCCACAATACCGGAAAATCGGCCAGGCCACCGTCGAGCAGTTTGAGCAGAATCTGCAGGGTGAGCAGTATGTACAGGCTGCCGAAGGACAGACCTGGCTCATCTTCGAGGCAGAGCTTGAAAATGCGCAGCTCTGGGACCTCGATCACCCATTCCTGTACCAGATGAAAGTTACTCTTCAGGAAGGCACCGGCCAGGGGAAGTCTCTGGATGAGGGGAAATCGCCGAATCAGGGGAAAGGCGTTGCTGAGAACGTCATTGATGAGATGGAGGTCCGGTACGGATTGCGGGACTGGCGAACCGAAGGGCCGTATTTTATTCTGAATGGAGACAGGATCAATCTTAAGGCGGCATCCATCATTTACGACAACAGCCTGACGGAAGATGAGCTGAGGCGAAGGATTCATCATCTGAAGGAGGCTCATATCAATCACCTTCGTTTCCATAGTGAACCGCCGCCACCCTTCATACTGGATGTGTGCGATGAAGAAGGAATGCTGGTAACTGTGGAGTCGGCCATCTATGGATCATACGTGGGCAGATACGATACCTCATTTACCAGCGAATTCTGGCAGCATGCCAGAGAGCATTGGCAGGGGCTGGTCAGAAGAGACAGAAATCACCCCTGTGTCATCATCTGGTGCATCGAGAACGAAAGCGTGGAATACGATGCAGGCCGCGGCGGAGAGGTCCGGTTCATGGAGCTTGGCATGGAGGTCAGGCGGCTTGATCCCCAGCGGCCAATCATGTATGAAGGGGGTATGGATTGCTTTGGCCTGGGTGATATCATTAACCTGCATTACCCCCACGAATTTCCCTTCTGGAACTGCCTGCCGAATGACGCATGGTGGCTGGAGCAGGCAAAGGGAGGGGGAAGCCGGAAAGGAAAGAAAAAGGCTGCCCCGGCTGCAGGTGGTGAGGCGGTGGACCGGAGCGCCGTGGCCGGTGATGAGCCAATGGACCGGAGCTCCGTTATTGGGGAAGATACAGTGGGCGGCAATGCCATTGCAGGCGACGGGTCAGCGGTCTGGAATGCCAGAGCATATGACGTCTGCCTGCAGGAAGAGTGGCCAAAGCGGGATTGGGAGGGTAAAGGGATATACCTTGACTCCCTGTGGCGATGGCAGCCGGAGTACAGGTTCTGCTGGAAAAAAGATAAGCCGCTCTATCTGGGAGAAGAGCTTTACCTGCCAACCACCACACCTGACCCGTATACCATTTTAATCGGTGATGATGCATATACGAGTAAGGACTGGAGAGCGGATAAAGATCAGGGGCAAGGACAGATGGAGTCGCAGCAACGACACCAAGAGCAGCAGCAATGGCAACGGCAGGAGGAGCGGAAAGGAGCTGTCTGGCGGTATTACCTCGAGGCCTACCGGCAGGCAGGTGTCTCAGGGGTCTGTCCCTGGGTGATAACCGGCGAAGAGAGAAAGGATAACCCCTTGTATCGTGCCTGTCAGGAGAGTTTTCAGCCGGTTGCGGTTTTTATCAAAGAGCATAATAACCGATTCTGGGAGGATGAGGAAGTCACCAGGACTGTTACTGTCTGCAATGATGAACGAAGAGACAGAAGCAAAGGTTTTCCTCTGGAGTCCCTGCCTCTGAAGTATCTTTCCCCAGTTGGGGATAACCGGCAGGCTGGAGATGCCTTCATCCTGGAGTGGCAGGTAGTATCATCATCGCCAGCTTCGGATAGCGGGACAGATAAGAGCGGTATAGCCTGCATAGCCCAGGGCAGGCAAACCTTTCTTCTTCCTCCCGGGCACAGGAAGGCAACAGCCATGAGGTTCAAAATCCCCAAAGTCACCCAGCCAGGGCTTCAGCGGGAAAGATGGCAATTGCAGGTCAAGGTGAGCAAGAATGGACGGATACGGGATGAAAAGTCATGGGACATATGGGGATACCGGAAAGATGTGGGAAAAATTGCCAATACCCTTTGTGGGACGCCCATTTTCCTGTACGATCCGGATGGCACGACAGCCGAAGTTTTGACCAGGGCCGGAGTCAAGTATCAAAGGATAGAACCCGATGGTTCCCATTTCCCCCTTATCGAGAGGAAAGTTGATAATAACCATCCCCCCCACCCAACATCCCCCGCCACATCTGAAGCTGGCCTGTTGATTCTGGGCAGAAATGCCTTCTCCTGTCTGGAAGGGAAAAAGACATCGATCGGCGTCAAGCCCCCCTGGCAGGAGCAGATTGACCGCTTCGTAAGCCGGGGAGGGGTACTGATCGCCTTTGAGCAGGAATTTCTCCCTGCCTGGCTGCCTGGCGGGATTACGGCAAACGCTCTGCACCATTCAACTATGGCTTTCCCCGGACGATGCGGCCATCCCCTTCTCAATGAAGAAATGACGGCTGAAAACCTGCGGTTTTGGGGCAGCGATAATTTTATCTCGCGCTATGATCTTAACCTGCCGGAGTCCGGGAATTATCGGAGCATTGTGGATAGCGGCGGCATGGGAGGACTGATTTATTCCCCCCTTCTGGAAATCACCCGGCAGGAAGGGGCCATGATTTTTTGCCAGATGCTGGCCATAAAGAAATGGGAGCCCGAACCGATGGCCAGGGTGCTGTTAAAAAACATCCTGTCGTATGCGGCGGAAAAAGCACGCGCAAAAAGTAGCCCGTACCAGGTTGCCGCTCAGGAGCAGGAGAGGATAGAGACTCGATCCTCCAGGAGCGGGACGTCCTCCTCGATCAGGGTGGGCGGGATATTCGGCAGGGGCGAAAATATCATGGTGTTTGACGGCCAGGGCGCAAACTGGGAGCACTTTGGCCAGGACCGGGATGAAATCCTGGCCTTTGTCAAAGCAGGAGGAAAGGTTCTCCTGCGCGAAATCGATGAAGAGAGTATCCGGTGGGTGCAGAAGGTTCTGCCGGTCGATTTGAAAAAGATACAGCCGGAGGAGATGCCGGTAGGGGTAAGAGAAAGGGATGTGGCCGCCCCTGCAAACTGGCCGGGCAATTTCCGCGCCGTGTACTTGGCCCTTTACAACAGGGACGTATACTGGGTCGAGCCGCACTCGGAATTCCGGTACGATCGGGCTGACTTTGACCGGGGAATTGCAGATTATGCACTTGAGGTTCAGGATGCAACTAACGATGGGGATGGGGATATCGGAAACAGGGATTTTCGGGTGATCTCCTGGACCAGACCAAACGTCCTGATCGAGCTGGACTATGGCCAGGGATTTTTTCTGATCGATCAGGTAAAATGGCCCGCAGAATGGGCGCGGGGAGGATTTAACGAAGCAAGGGCAAAAAGATACGCATCCTCGGTCCTGCACTATCTTGGCGTGACAATGCAGGAGAAAAAAGCCCCGGCAGAGGAAATCCTCATTCAGGCGGAGAACATGAGCTGCCGCACACCCGGCCAACCCCTCATCAGATGCCGCAGCCATGACTACTGGACCCTGTGCAGCAATAATTATATCAGCGATACCGTATATTTTGGGGCTCCCGGCGAGTATGCCTTTACCGTCAGAGCCAAATGCCGACGGCCCGATTCACCGCCTGTCATGGTTTTGACGATAGACGGTTTAACTGCCGGCATGCAGGTTGTTCCCTCGCTCTCCTGGGACAGTTTCCGGTTTGCTGCCTGGGTGGAAGAGGGGGAACACGAGGTTTCTTTGAGCCTGGTGAATGCAGAGAATCCATATGGGGAAAAATATCTGTATGTGGACTGGCTCAGGATCGGAAATACACCTTAAAGGAAGGAAGTTTGCGTGAATTGCTGAAGAGGTAAGCTGCTTGTCGGATAGAATAATAAAATACGGCTTGATATTCCTGATTATTTACTGCCCGCTGGCCTTTGGGTCGGTGCACATTTTTTCTTTTACCCTGATGGAGATCGTGGTCCTTGGGCTCTGTCTGTGCTGGCTGATGCAGCAGCTCTTTCAGCGCAGGGTGATGAGGTCTGAATCCAGGGGAGGGGTGGTGTGCGGGGGCGGGAGAGAGCTTGCGGTACGCAAAAGTCCATTGAATTATTTTATTCTGTCATTCATCGGCCTGATCGTTATTCAATGCCTGCCCTGGCCTGCCTCGTGGGTGAAGATGGTTTCTCCGGGAACATACGGGCTTTACCGCCAGGCATGGGGGAAAGTGCCTGCTTTCATAACCCTGTCTATCTATCCTTACGGCTCGAAGATCGGTCTTTTTCAGGTCCTGGCCTATGCGGGAGCTTTTTTCCTGATCATCAACTGGGCGGACACAAAGGAGCGGATCAAGGCCCTGGCAGGCTCTTTTGTGCTGATCGGCTCCATCGAGGCAATCTATGGGCTCTTGATGTACCTGGGAAAGTATCATCGGATTTTCTGGTATGAAAAGATCTGGTACCGCGACAGTGTCACCGGCACCTATATTAACCGCAATCACCTGGCAGGGTTACTGGAAATGGCCATACCGATTGCCTTTGGGCTTCTTGTGGCCATCTCCGGCGGCGGGGGAGAGCGGGAGAATCAAAGAAGGGGAAAAGGCGGCGGGCCGGGCGGGATCAGGGGCTTTCTGCTGTCTTTGAATATCGACGATCATGAGCAGGCCAGAAAAGTGCTGCTGATCTTTCTCATGTCCATCATGACCCTGGCCCTTATGCTTTCCGGGTCCCGTGGCGGCATCCTTTCACTGGCAGCGGCCTTTATCGTTATGAGCACCCTCCTGTTTTTCCGGCGCAGGGGAAGGAAATATGCGCTGGCAGGACTGGCCATCGTGCTCATCGCTCTGGGATACGGGCTGATAACCGGCCTGAATACGACCATCAAACGGTTCGGGCAGATAAACGACGATGCTCAAACGAGGCTCCGCTATGCCAGTACATCTCTGGATATTGTGAGGGATTTTCCTCTGCTTGGTACCGGCTGGGGGACCTTTGGAGAAGCCTACCGGAGATATCAGGGGCCAAAGGACAGTTATCTGGTGATCGACCACGCACACCATGACTGGGTGGAATTGGGTGCCGAGATGGGCTGTATAGGACTTGGGATGGTGATTCTTTCCCTCCTGTTCTGCCTGGGACATTTTCTCTCTCTCTGGAAAAACAGGAAAAACAGTGTCAGCCTCGGAATCGGCCTTGGCGGTATCGGGGCCATCCTTTCCCTGGCCCTCCACAGTTTTACCGATTTTAACCTGCACATCCCGGCCAATGCCCTGCTCTTTGGCATGGCAGCGGGAATCACGCTGAGTGCGCTCACCTGCAACCGCCACTCCAGGAGAGAGGAAAGCACGGCCCCGCAAGATCAGCAGCGGATACAGAGGAAATCGGATAAGATGAGCCTGCATCTTCCCGGCTGGCTTCGCTGGCCGCTTGCCGTGCTCGGCACAGCGGGTTTTAGTCTGGCGGCAGTACTGGTGTGGAAGCCCTATCAGGCTGAAAAGGTTTTGCCTACTCTGCCCGACAGTACCCTGGGAAAAAGCAAAGAACCTGCTCTGGAGGAAGTTTGTACAGCGATTTCCCGGGAACCCGGCAATGCAGAGTACTTCTACCGGCTGGCTTTACTTTTGGAACAGAGCGAGCAACAGGGGGGCCAGCAGCAGCATGAGCGGCAGCAGGATGAATATGATCGGGCACTGGTTGACAGGGTGTTTGCTCAGTTGAAGGATGATGCGGCAAAACGCGGGGAAACAGGGGATGACCCCATATTTCTGGCCTTACGGAAAGCCATCTTGTTGAATCCGGCAAACCCTCACTACCATTTAAATATGGCCTGGCAGAAAGTCAGGCCCGAAAAGCTGATCGATGCGGACCAGCGTACCTTATCGTCCTTACTCGCTGAGGCCGAAGAGGGGTTTGGCCGGGCGGTGTATTTTATGCCGCAGTCGGCACAAATCAATCTTTCCGTAGGAAGCTACTGGCTCTGGAAGTCAAAAGTGGTGGAGGAGGAGACAGCCTATCTCCATGCTTTTGACCAGTTTGTCCGCTGCTTCCGGACAGCCTACAGGATCAACCCCGATTACAGGACGCAGATTCAGCAGATGGTCCGGCAATACTATCCGGTCGATGATATTCTGGCCAGAATTTTTTCGACGTGACAGGACAGGAATCGGTGTCTTCCGCCTGCTGGACATGGACACTCAGACCCGCGATTTCTTCCTCGCTGTGTCCCTCACAAGGCTCTTCCCTGCCGGAGGAAAGCAGGCTTATCGAAAGACCGCGCCGGTCCAGGATTAACAGCAGCGGCCAGAGGGCCATAGAGATAAGCATACCGGGCACATCCAGTGAGTGATTCCGATAGAATTGACCGGGCTCCATGATGATGCAATTGATTCCGATTATCACGTACAGGATGGCAAGAGCAGCTATAATGTTCATGGTATGCCTCTCAGATGGTGTTTTTATTATGATTGAGTTTACTTTTTATTATACAGCTTTTTGGGAATCCGGCCAAATAAATTTTTCACTCTTTTATGAAAAACCGCCTTCTCTTGTTGATCGTTCAATCGGGTAAAATGCAAAATCAGTACCAGCCAGGCTATTGAACAGAGTGAATATGTTCAGAGCCTGGGAGGTGGCAGAATACAGGGCTTCCCCCGGCAATCCCCCGATTCCCTCAACCTTCGCCCGGAAGCAGGGCATGACTCTTCCGGGGTCAGAAATTGAGCACGCTGATGCCCAGGACGTGCTCAAACGCTGCCGGAAGCCAAACCGGGCACTGCCGTGGTGCTCCGCTTCCCGTCGTCTGTTTCCTGCGGCTCTCTTTCAGCTTCAGCTATCAACGCTTGTATTTCCGCCTCACTGAGGACTTCCCGCTCGATCAGTAATCCGGCCAGTCTATCGAGTGTCCGGCGGTTTTCCCTGAGAATGCTCTCTGCCTGCCGCAAGGCGGCTTGCAGCAGGGCCTGTACTTCCTGATCGATAATTACCGCTGTGCGCTCACTGTAGTCCTTTTCCTGAGCAATCTCCTTGCCGAGAAACACATGCCCTTCCCCGTGCCGGAACGCTACCGGCCCCAGCCGCTCACTCATTCCCCAATGGCAGATCATGCGCCGGGCAAGCTGTGTGGCCTGCTTGAGGTCATTTTCTGCACCGGAGGTAACATCATTGAACACCAGCTTTTCAGCAGCCCTGCCCCCCAGGTTGATCACCAGCCGGTGCAGTAAATAGGATTGAAAATAGTTGTGCTGGTCCTCCTTGGGAAGCTGTTCGGTAACACCCAGCGAACGTCCCCGGGGAATGATGGTAACTTTATGGATGGGGTCCGAATCAGGGAAGGACTTGGCCACCAGGGTGTGCCCGGCCTCGTGGTAGGCGACAATCCTTTTTTCCTCTTCGTTGAGCAGATCCTCCCGCAAGCCCCCCAGAATAACCTTATCCTTGGCCTTTTCCAGATCTTCCATATATACCTGGTCCTTGTTCTGCCGGGCGGCATCTATGGCTGCCTCATTGACCATGTTCTCCAGATCCGCTCCCGAAAATCCGGGTGTCCCCTGGGCCAGAAGCTCCAGATTGACATCGGGAGCAAGCCGCACCTTTCGCGTGTGGACCTTTAGAATCTGCAATCTGCCTTCCCGGTGGGGCCGTTCGATAACCACCTGGCGATCGAACCTTCCCGGCCTGATCAGAGCAGGATCAAGAACATCCGGACGATTGGTGGCTGCAATAACCACCACCGAGTGATGCTCACCAAATCCATCCATCTCGGCCAGAATTTGATTCAGGGTCTGTTCCCGCTCATCCTGGCCGCCTCCCAGCCCCGCCCCCCGATATCGTCCTACCGAATCGATTTCATCAATGAACACAATGCTCGGAGCATTTTTCTTGGCCTTTCCGAATAAGTCCCTCACCCGCGATGCCCCGACTCCCACAAACATTTCAATGAACTGCGAGCCGGAAATGGAGTAAAAAGGAACATCGGCCTCTCCGGCCACAGCGCGGGCCATCAGGGTTTTCCCTGTCCCCGGCGGCCCCATCAAAAGCACCCCGCGCGGGATTTTCCCCCCTAACCGCTCATACCTTTTCGGCTCTTTCAAATAGGATACAATATCCATCAGCTCCTGCTTGGCATGGGTCAGGCCCGCCACATCGTTGAAG carries:
- a CDS encoding glycoside hydrolase family 2 TIM barrel-domain containing protein codes for the protein MSWLKQSICLMLDFRRSQSQRVLAFFLPVLLWVVPILLTVVLVLFSVLPLFLFMPPDSVAKTAQSAIQAGTSPARQSEMSLAQTGTSLAQEGNVSHFRLLTKKAAPHLPQGLPASPLPRGAREKNAAPDSISTFKLITVAQAGGTSPAQAERGPLTRPGMVLNQDWEVAEAPDLDYAAYCSQWQTLAWKRIGRLPLIQHYREPNHCAWYRKKFSLDNRLLSAEGKGKSLRLTFTDVRHLARIYLNGRLAGEHFGGYLPFSLECGHLLQTGENELVVGVQDWTSAISAEAIGAGKYQGQGQGYGSSSGNINPLREAQGIPAGDYAVPSYPGFPEPGTIIAPIGSSHRRAGICGQVYLEAIPDIRIGEVIIEPKLDQHKIRVKVGIEANLTGGGQRAAKPDGKADEKGENNHHPHPASLLKGEESNGGSLLKGNVINLEQRFSSSPRPSPLKRDSECSHTRWGISERKPLTVTFWLREVGLLNEAGAGKHRTPQYRKIGQATVEQFEQNLQGEQYVQAAEGQTWLIFEAELENAQLWDLDHPFLYQMKVTLQEGTGQGKSLDEGKSPNQGKGVAENVIDEMEVRYGLRDWRTEGPYFILNGDRINLKAASIIYDNSLTEDELRRRIHHLKEAHINHLRFHSEPPPPFILDVCDEEGMLVTVESAIYGSYVGRYDTSFTSEFWQHAREHWQGLVRRDRNHPCVIIWCIENESVEYDAGRGGEVRFMELGMEVRRLDPQRPIMYEGGMDCFGLGDIINLHYPHEFPFWNCLPNDAWWLEQAKGGGSRKGKKKAAPAAGGEAVDRSAVAGDEPMDRSSVIGEDTVGGNAIAGDGSAVWNARAYDVCLQEEWPKRDWEGKGIYLDSLWRWQPEYRFCWKKDKPLYLGEELYLPTTTPDPYTILIGDDAYTSKDWRADKDQGQGQMESQQRHQEQQQWQRQEERKGAVWRYYLEAYRQAGVSGVCPWVITGEERKDNPLYRACQESFQPVAVFIKEHNNRFWEDEEVTRTVTVCNDERRDRSKGFPLESLPLKYLSPVGDNRQAGDAFILEWQVVSSSPASDSGTDKSGIACIAQGRQTFLLPPGHRKATAMRFKIPKVTQPGLQRERWQLQVKVSKNGRIRDEKSWDIWGYRKDVGKIANTLCGTPIFLYDPDGTTAEVLTRAGVKYQRIEPDGSHFPLIERKVDNNHPPHPTSPATSEAGLLILGRNAFSCLEGKKTSIGVKPPWQEQIDRFVSRGGVLIAFEQEFLPAWLPGGITANALHHSTMAFPGRCGHPLLNEEMTAENLRFWGSDNFISRYDLNLPESGNYRSIVDSGGMGGLIYSPLLEITRQEGAMIFCQMLAIKKWEPEPMARVLLKNILSYAAEKARAKSSPYQVAAQEQERIETRSSRSGTSSSIRVGGIFGRGENIMVFDGQGANWEHFGQDRDEILAFVKAGGKVLLREIDEESIRWVQKVLPVDLKKIQPEEMPVGVRERDVAAPANWPGNFRAVYLALYNRDVYWVEPHSEFRYDRADFDRGIADYALEVQDATNDGDGDIGNRDFRVISWTRPNVLIELDYGQGFFLIDQVKWPAEWARGGFNEARAKRYASSVLHYLGVTMQEKKAPAEEILIQAENMSCRTPGQPLIRCRSHDYWTLCSNNYISDTVYFGAPGEYAFTVRAKCRRPDSPPVMVLTIDGLTAGMQVVPSLSWDSFRFAAWVEEGEHEVSLSLVNAENPYGEKYLYVDWLRIGNTP
- a CDS encoding O-antigen ligase family protein produces the protein MSDRIIKYGLIFLIIYCPLAFGSVHIFSFTLMEIVVLGLCLCWLMQQLFQRRVMRSESRGGVVCGGGRELAVRKSPLNYFILSFIGLIVIQCLPWPASWVKMVSPGTYGLYRQAWGKVPAFITLSIYPYGSKIGLFQVLAYAGAFFLIINWADTKERIKALAGSFVLIGSIEAIYGLLMYLGKYHRIFWYEKIWYRDSVTGTYINRNHLAGLLEMAIPIAFGLLVAISGGGGERENQRRGKGGGPGGIRGFLLSLNIDDHEQARKVLLIFLMSIMTLALMLSGSRGGILSLAAAFIVMSTLLFFRRRGRKYALAGLAIVLIALGYGLITGLNTTIKRFGQINDDAQTRLRYASTSLDIVRDFPLLGTGWGTFGEAYRRYQGPKDSYLVIDHAHHDWVELGAEMGCIGLGMVILSLLFCLGHFLSLWKNRKNSVSLGIGLGGIGAILSLALHSFTDFNLHIPANALLFGMAAGITLSALTCNRHSRREESTAPQDQQRIQRKSDKMSLHLPGWLRWPLAVLGTAGFSLAAVLVWKPYQAEKVLPTLPDSTLGKSKEPALEEVCTAISREPGNAEYFYRLALLLEQSEQQGGQQQHERQQDEYDRALVDRVFAQLKDDAAKRGETGDDPIFLALRKAILLNPANPHYHLNMAWQKVRPEKLIDADQRTLSSLLAEAEEGFGRAVYFMPQSAQINLSVGSYWLWKSKVVEEETAYLHAFDQFVRCFRTAYRINPDYRTQIQQMVRQYYPVDDILARIFST
- the ftsH gene encoding ATP-dependent zinc metalloprotease FtsH; the encoded protein is MRAENDRWNDEPEDPEKGKSSPGGGIWKHLLVIFILTIIFYELFLFGSQKKEYLEIPYSEFKEELARRNVKEVITRNEIITGEFFQAIFLSKAPPVDDEKGFRYFSTRIPKFGDQDLMRELIKAGATVRTDKGNEWILSLMIFVVPWFLILGFFWYTSKKLNSSQTALFNRFNKSGASLYKKTKSNITFNDVAGLTHAKQELMDIVSYLKEPKRYERLGGKIPRGVLLMGPPGTGKTLMARAVAGEADVPFYSISGSQFIEMFVGVGASRVRDLFGKAKKNAPSIVFIDEIDSVGRYRGAGLGGGQDEREQTLNQILAEMDGFGEHHSVVVIAATNRPDVLDPALIRPGRFDRQVVIERPHREGRLQILKVHTRKVRLAPDVNLELLAQGTPGFSGADLENMVNEAAIDAARQNKDQVYMEDLEKAKDKVILGGLREDLLNEEEKRIVAYHEAGHTLVAKSFPDSDPIHKVTIIPRGRSLGVTEQLPKEDQHNYFQSYLLHRLVINLGGRAAEKLVFNDVTSGAENDLKQATQLARRMICHWGMSERLGPVAFRHGEGHVFLGKEIAQEKDYSERTAVIIDQEVQALLQAALRQAESILRENRRTLDRLAGLLIEREVLSEAEIQALIAEAEREPQETDDGKRSTTAVPGLASGSV